From a single Micromonospora sp. WMMD1102 genomic region:
- a CDS encoding rhamnogalacturonan lyase, translating to MTSRSRGGRPTAVLSRALVAGISVTVLLVGSPAAVSARPDARPDAQSDARSGGGPYGTGPRLERLDRGLVAVPTTDGVFLSWRLLGAEATGHGGAGLTGTDFAVYRDGRRIGTVTDSTNYLDRAGTATAGYQVAPVVRGRTGARSAAVRPWAEGHRDLPLRKPADGVTPTGEAYTYAANDISVGDVDGDGQYEYVVKWDPSNSKDVSQVGYTGEVYLDTYELDGTLLHRVSLGVNIRAGAHYTQFLVYDFDGDNRAEMMLKTAPGSRVTRYDKHGRAVSERYVTMPREDVRAGYAHTDDYRLDPAAYRQKLVDLFLGWHRHPEVVAGRWPATLEQAFGIAPTYSYPLFRPDAEALVDHFLDVYAPARSTRNVLRSFQGFVVDGPEYLTVFDGATGRELQTIRYKPGRHDDGLMWGDYAMSRIEPGNRVDRFLSGVAYLDGRHPSAVFARGYYTRATLVAYRWDGRRLREDWYVDSGWVPMSNPFDDGPHGREGTDPEYGTLTTQGAHSLSVADVDADGKQEIVYGGATIDHDGSLLYSSYGTLPAGSANPGARAKVGHGDALHVTDIDPARPGLEIFMVHEGASGAPYGYALRDAHTGEVVYGGYTGVDTGRGMVGDVVPAEPGLETWATVVGGQPDGPGLRTADGELLGTVIPGTNQSIRWAADMTTQIVGGALEVTPTIDDWQRGRLLTAEGTRTNNGTKGNPGLVADVLGDWREEMLVRTVDSSAVRIYLSTELTDRKLYTLMHDPQYRVEVARQQTTYNQPSYPSFYLGSDLDWSRVPLPGR from the coding sequence ATGACATCTCGAAGCAGGGGAGGCCGGCCGACCGCCGTGCTGTCCCGGGCACTCGTCGCGGGCATCTCGGTGACCGTCCTGCTGGTCGGCAGCCCGGCGGCGGTCTCCGCCCGGCCGGACGCCCGGCCGGACGCCCAGTCGGACGCCCGGTCGGGCGGCGGGCCGTACGGCACCGGACCCCGCCTCGAACGCCTCGACCGCGGCCTCGTCGCGGTCCCCACCACCGACGGAGTCTTCCTCAGCTGGCGGCTGCTCGGCGCCGAGGCGACCGGGCACGGCGGTGCCGGCCTGACCGGCACCGACTTCGCCGTCTACCGGGACGGGCGGCGGATCGGCACCGTCACCGACAGCACCAACTACCTCGACCGGGCCGGCACCGCCACCGCCGGCTACCAGGTCGCGCCGGTGGTCCGGGGCCGGACGGGCGCCCGGAGCGCCGCCGTCAGGCCGTGGGCCGAGGGCCACCGCGACCTGCCACTGCGCAAGCCGGCCGACGGGGTGACCCCGACCGGCGAGGCGTACACGTACGCGGCGAACGACATCAGCGTCGGCGACGTCGACGGCGACGGGCAGTACGAGTACGTCGTCAAGTGGGATCCGTCGAACTCCAAGGACGTCTCCCAGGTCGGTTACACCGGCGAGGTCTACCTCGACACCTACGAACTTGACGGCACCCTGCTGCACCGCGTCTCGCTCGGGGTCAACATCCGGGCCGGGGCGCACTACACGCAGTTCCTGGTCTACGACTTCGACGGCGACAACCGCGCCGAGATGATGCTGAAGACCGCCCCCGGCAGCAGGGTCACCCGCTACGACAAGCACGGCCGGGCGGTCTCCGAGCGGTACGTGACGATGCCCCGCGAGGACGTCCGGGCCGGGTACGCGCACACCGACGACTACCGGCTCGACCCGGCGGCGTACCGACAGAAGCTTGTCGACCTCTTTCTAGGCTGGCACCGGCACCCGGAGGTGGTGGCCGGGCGCTGGCCGGCGACCCTGGAACAGGCCTTCGGGATCGCCCCGACCTACAGCTACCCGCTGTTCCGCCCCGACGCCGAGGCGCTCGTCGACCACTTCCTCGACGTGTACGCCCCGGCCCGCAGTACCCGCAACGTGTTGCGGTCGTTCCAGGGCTTCGTAGTGGACGGGCCGGAGTACCTGACCGTCTTCGACGGGGCGACCGGCCGCGAGTTGCAGACGATCCGCTACAAGCCCGGCCGGCACGACGACGGGCTGATGTGGGGCGACTACGCGATGAGCCGGATCGAGCCGGGCAACCGGGTCGACCGGTTCCTGTCCGGGGTGGCCTATCTGGACGGCCGGCACCCGTCGGCGGTCTTCGCCCGGGGCTACTACACCCGGGCGACCCTGGTGGCGTACCGCTGGGACGGCCGGCGACTGCGCGAGGACTGGTACGTCGACAGCGGCTGGGTGCCGATGTCGAATCCGTTCGACGACGGCCCGCACGGCCGGGAGGGGACCGATCCGGAGTACGGCACCCTGACCACCCAGGGCGCGCACTCGCTCTCCGTCGCCGACGTGGACGCCGACGGCAAGCAGGAGATCGTCTACGGCGGGGCCACCATCGACCACGACGGCAGCCTGCTGTACAGCTCCTACGGCACGCTGCCGGCGGGCAGCGCCAATCCGGGTGCCCGGGCGAAGGTCGGGCACGGCGACGCCCTGCACGTCACCGACATCGACCCGGCCCGTCCCGGGCTGGAGATCTTCATGGTGCACGAGGGCGCCTCCGGCGCGCCGTACGGCTATGCGCTGCGGGACGCCCACACCGGCGAGGTGGTCTACGGCGGGTACACCGGGGTGGACACCGGCCGCGGCATGGTCGGCGACGTGGTGCCGGCCGAGCCGGGGCTGGAGACCTGGGCGACAGTGGTCGGCGGCCAGCCGGACGGTCCCGGGCTGCGTACCGCCGACGGTGAGCTGCTCGGCACCGTCATCCCGGGCACCAACCAGAGCATCCGGTGGGCGGCCGACATGACCACCCAGATCGTCGGCGGTGCCCTGGAGGTCACCCCGACGATCGACGACTGGCAGCGGGGCCGGCTGCTCACCGCCGAGGGGACCCGGACCAACAACGGGACGAAGGGCAACCCGGGGCTGGTCGCCGACGTGCTCGGCGACTGGCGCGAGGAGATGCTGGTCCGCACCGTCGACAGTTCGGCGGTCCGGATCTACCTGAGTACCGAGCTGACCGACCGCAAGCTCTACACGCTGATGCACGATCCGCAGTACCGGGTCGAGGTGGCGCGGCAGCAGACGACGTACAACCAGCCGTCGTACCCGAGCTTCTATCTCGGCTCGGACCTCGACTGGTCCCGGGTCCCGCTACCGGGCCGCTGA
- a CDS encoding DUF5954 family protein — translation MSHHGGRVPDHLLIRITQRTDPVSALSEDDARRRSLAYPKLMWGAPVFGYAVEETIGRWRILSLGGDRPQGSRDGLGSYFRRLRGETPETAGHAVERREYQEAIRLLDWEVVDDLTVHDRRYRIIRAQPFIRMGPDGPEPPRPTDPDPYPSGSTREAPAQEEGFVIDPAASTGLSDGLLRIEMVPAFYQAGIVPDEVRADSRRALASHPNVVLLPVGFTIGEYVDGAWQPRSFSTYPTPQAARDSAFLRFSDIVPHEDATLDEIRAAYTRALEEFESPVTDEFEIRGVCCRITRVERFVRVGPDGPEGPRPSDWDPEPPPELHCQQLREQGLLPDPD, via the coding sequence ATGAGTCACCACGGTGGGCGGGTGCCGGATCACCTGCTGATCCGGATCACCCAGCGGACCGATCCGGTGTCGGCGCTCTCCGAGGACGACGCCCGGCGCCGGTCGCTCGCCTACCCGAAACTGATGTGGGGCGCCCCGGTCTTCGGCTACGCCGTGGAGGAGACGATCGGCCGGTGGCGGATCCTCAGCCTCGGCGGCGACCGGCCACAGGGCAGCCGGGACGGCCTCGGCTCGTACTTCCGACGGCTGCGCGGCGAGACACCCGAGACCGCCGGACACGCGGTCGAGCGGCGGGAGTACCAGGAGGCGATCCGGCTGCTCGACTGGGAGGTGGTCGACGACCTCACCGTGCACGACCGGCGTTACCGGATCATCCGCGCCCAGCCGTTCATCCGGATGGGACCGGACGGGCCCGAACCGCCCCGCCCCACCGACCCCGACCCGTACCCGTCCGGCAGCACCCGGGAGGCTCCGGCCCAGGAGGAGGGATTCGTCATCGACCCGGCCGCCAGCACCGGCCTCTCCGACGGGCTGCTGCGGATCGAGATGGTCCCCGCGTTCTACCAGGCCGGCATCGTGCCCGACGAGGTACGGGCCGACTCCCGCCGGGCGCTGGCCAGCCATCCGAACGTGGTGCTGCTGCCGGTCGGCTTCACCATCGGCGAGTACGTCGACGGCGCCTGGCAACCCCGGTCCTTCAGCACCTACCCGACGCCGCAGGCGGCCCGCGACTCCGCGTTCCTGCGGTTCAGCGACATCGTGCCGCACGAGGACGCGACGCTGGATGAGATCCGGGCCGCCTACACCCGGGCGCTGGAGGAGTTCGAGTCACCGGTCACGGACGAGTTCGAGATCCGGGGTGTGTGCTGCCGGATCACCCGGGTGGAGCGGTTCGTCCGGGTCGGACCGGACGGCCCGGAGGGTCCCCGACCGTCCGACTGGGACCCGGAGCCGCCACCGGAGCTGCACTGCCAGCAACTGCGCGAACAGGGCCTGCTGCCCGATCCGGACTGA
- a CDS encoding CARDB domain-containing protein — translation MRRSHLVPATAATVAAAMIVTLGWSTPAAHAADAPPIAHRQAAPAQPVTRPDLPAALAEVNLAQGRPTQASGHADVYDPSRAVDGNQGSYWESVNHAFPGWLQVDLGSAVPVDRAVLKLPTAGWGTRTQTLSVRGSTDGSSFTDLAASRTYTFDPAVGGNAVTITFTEASIRYLRVTITANSGWPAGQLAELEVYGPAGGGTDTTPPSAPGTLRYTQSGTAITLNWGASTDNAGGSGLAGYLVYRNGAQVASLGTVTSYTDTQPTDTTVSYFVRARDVAGNLSGNSNTVTRTGSQPPGCTNVARGRPVTASGSTFTFVPANAVDGSLGTYWEGAPGYPQTLTVALGANHAITAVRVKLNPDPSWGTRTQQIQVLGRDQAATAYTGLVPAANYQFAQGDNTVTIPVAATTADVQLRFTANTGAPSGQVAELEVCGTPAPNPDLVVSATTWTPAAPTETTPVILSATVRNNGSASAAATTVDVSLGGTVAGSAPVPALAAGASATVTVNAGTRPQGSYPVTSVVDPTNTIVEQNDANNSFTTPSPMVVAQAPGPDLQVVGITTNPPNPAVGASVSFTVAVQNRGTAATGATTVTRVTVGGTTLNTNTPSIAAGATSNVAIGGSWIATSGGATITATADATGAVAETNEGNNVRTQSIVVGRGAAVPYVSYEAEAGRYQGTLLEADPLRTFGHTNFGTESSGRRSVRLNSTGQYVEFTSTNAANSIVVRNSIPDAPGGGGIEATISLYVNDTFLRKLTLSSRHSWLYGNTDDPEGLSNTPGGDARRLFDESNALLNQSYPAGTRFRLQRDSGDTAAFYVIDLVDLEQVAPAASQPAGCTSITQYGAVPNDGLDDTAAIQRAVTDDQNGVIGCVWIPPGQWRQEQKILTDDPLDRGQWNQVGISDVTIRGAGMWHSQLYTLTEPHLRAGGINHPHEGNFGFDIDDNTQISDLAIFGSGRIRGGPGGAEGGVGLNGRFGEGTRISNVWIEHANVGVWVGRDYDNIPALWGPGDGLNFTGMRIRNTYADGINFANGTRNSRVFNSSFRNTGDDALAVWASRYVRDPSGDIGHSNAFVNNTIQLPWRANGIAVYGGHGNRIENNLVYDTMNYPGIMLATDHDPLPFSGQTLIANNGLYRTGGAFWGEQQKFGAITLFPATRDIVGVTIRDTEIVDSTYDGIQFKSGGGNMPGVVVSNVRIDRSNNGAGILAMNGARGSATLSNVTITNSATGNVVVEPGSSFTVTGAAPALRQPRKPAVD, via the coding sequence ATGAGACGCTCCCATCTGGTCCCTGCGACGGCGGCGACGGTCGCCGCCGCCATGATCGTCACCCTGGGCTGGTCGACGCCCGCCGCACACGCGGCCGACGCACCGCCGATCGCCCACCGACAGGCAGCCCCGGCCCAACCGGTGACCCGGCCGGACCTGCCCGCCGCCCTGGCCGAGGTCAACCTCGCCCAGGGCCGCCCCACCCAGGCGAGTGGACACGCCGACGTCTACGACCCGTCCCGGGCGGTCGACGGCAACCAGGGCAGCTATTGGGAGAGCGTCAACCACGCCTTTCCGGGCTGGCTCCAGGTCGACCTCGGCTCGGCCGTACCGGTCGACCGGGCCGTCCTGAAGCTGCCGACCGCCGGCTGGGGCACCCGCACCCAGACGCTCAGCGTGCGGGGCAGCACCGACGGGTCCTCCTTCACCGACCTGGCCGCGTCCCGGACGTACACCTTCGACCCGGCGGTCGGCGGCAACGCGGTGACTATCACGTTCACCGAAGCCAGCATCCGTTACCTCCGGGTCACCATCACCGCGAACAGCGGCTGGCCGGCCGGGCAGCTCGCCGAACTGGAGGTCTACGGCCCGGCCGGCGGCGGCACCGACACCACCCCGCCGAGCGCGCCCGGCACCCTCCGCTACACCCAGTCCGGTACGGCGATCACGCTGAACTGGGGCGCCTCGACCGACAACGCCGGCGGCAGCGGCCTGGCCGGCTACCTGGTCTACCGCAACGGTGCACAGGTGGCCTCGCTCGGCACCGTCACCAGCTACACCGACACCCAGCCGACCGACACCACCGTGTCGTACTTCGTCCGGGCCCGGGACGTGGCGGGCAACCTCTCCGGCAACAGCAACACCGTGACCCGGACCGGCAGCCAGCCGCCTGGCTGCACGAACGTCGCCCGGGGCAGGCCGGTCACCGCCAGCGGCTCCACCTTCACCTTCGTACCCGCCAATGCCGTGGACGGGTCGCTCGGCACGTACTGGGAGGGAGCGCCGGGCTATCCGCAGACCCTGACCGTGGCGCTCGGCGCCAACCACGCGATCACGGCGGTACGGGTGAAACTGAACCCGGACCCGAGCTGGGGCACCCGTACCCAGCAGATCCAGGTGCTCGGCCGGGACCAGGCGGCGACGGCGTACACCGGCCTGGTGCCGGCGGCGAACTACCAGTTCGCGCAGGGCGACAACACGGTGACGATCCCGGTCGCCGCTACCACCGCGGACGTGCAGCTCCGGTTCACCGCCAACACCGGCGCCCCGTCCGGCCAGGTCGCCGAGCTGGAGGTCTGCGGCACGCCCGCGCCCAACCCGGACCTGGTGGTCAGCGCGACCACCTGGACGCCGGCCGCGCCGACCGAGACCACCCCGGTCATCCTGTCGGCGACCGTCCGCAACAACGGGTCGGCGTCGGCCGCCGCGACCACCGTCGACGTCAGCCTCGGCGGCACTGTCGCCGGCAGCGCCCCGGTGCCTGCGCTGGCCGCCGGTGCCTCGGCCACGGTGACCGTGAACGCCGGCACCCGGCCGCAGGGCAGCTATCCGGTCACCTCGGTGGTCGACCCGACCAACACGATCGTCGAGCAGAACGACGCCAACAACAGCTTCACCACACCGTCGCCGATGGTCGTCGCCCAGGCTCCCGGCCCGGACCTACAGGTCGTCGGCATCACCACCAACCCGCCGAACCCGGCGGTCGGCGCGTCGGTCAGCTTCACGGTGGCGGTGCAGAACCGGGGTACCGCGGCGACCGGCGCGACCACTGTCACCCGGGTGACGGTCGGCGGCACCACGCTGAACACCAACACCCCGTCGATCGCGGCCGGTGCGACAAGCAACGTGGCGATCGGCGGCAGCTGGATCGCCACCAGCGGCGGCGCCACCATCACCGCCACCGCGGACGCCACCGGCGCCGTCGCGGAGACGAACGAGGGGAACAACGTACGTACCCAGTCGATCGTCGTCGGGCGCGGCGCGGCGGTGCCGTACGTGTCGTACGAGGCGGAAGCCGGCCGCTACCAGGGCACCCTGCTGGAGGCGGACCCGCTGCGCACCTTCGGGCACACCAACTTCGGCACCGAGTCATCCGGGCGCCGGTCGGTCCGGTTGAACAGCACCGGCCAGTACGTCGAGTTCACCTCGACGAACGCGGCCAACTCGATCGTGGTCCGCAACTCGATCCCGGACGCGCCGGGCGGCGGTGGCATCGAGGCCACCATCAGCCTGTACGTCAACGACACCTTCCTGCGCAAGCTGACCCTCTCCTCCCGACACAGCTGGCTGTACGGCAACACCGACGACCCGGAGGGGCTGTCGAACACGCCCGGCGGGGACGCCCGGCGGCTCTTCGACGAGTCGAACGCGCTGCTGAACCAGTCGTACCCGGCCGGCACCCGGTTCCGGCTCCAGCGCGACAGCGGCGACACGGCGGCCTTCTATGTCATCGACCTGGTCGATCTGGAGCAGGTCGCTCCGGCGGCGAGCCAGCCGGCCGGCTGCACCTCGATCACGCAGTACGGTGCGGTACCGAACGACGGGCTCGACGACACCGCCGCGATCCAGCGGGCGGTGACCGACGACCAGAACGGGGTGATCGGCTGCGTCTGGATCCCGCCGGGGCAGTGGCGGCAGGAGCAGAAGATCCTCACCGACGACCCGCTGGACCGGGGCCAGTGGAACCAGGTCGGGATCAGCGACGTGACGATCCGGGGTGCCGGGATGTGGCACTCGCAGCTCTACACGCTGACCGAGCCGCACCTGCGGGCCGGTGGGATCAACCATCCGCACGAGGGCAACTTCGGGTTCGACATCGACGACAACACCCAGATCTCCGACCTCGCCATCTTCGGCTCGGGCCGGATCCGGGGCGGGCCGGGCGGTGCCGAGGGCGGGGTCGGACTCAACGGCCGGTTCGGCGAGGGCACCCGGATCAGCAACGTCTGGATCGAGCACGCCAACGTCGGCGTCTGGGTCGGCCGGGACTACGACAACATCCCGGCGCTCTGGGGGCCCGGCGACGGGCTGAACTTCACCGGGATGCGGATCCGCAACACGTACGCCGACGGGATCAACTTCGCCAACGGCACCCGGAACTCGCGGGTCTTCAACTCCTCGTTCCGGAACACCGGTGACGACGCGCTGGCGGTCTGGGCCAGCCGCTACGTCCGGGACCCCTCGGGCGACATCGGCCACTCCAACGCCTTCGTCAACAACACGATCCAGCTTCCGTGGCGGGCCAACGGCATCGCCGTCTACGGCGGCCACGGCAATCGGATCGAGAACAACCTGGTCTACGACACGATGAACTACCCGGGGATCATGCTGGCCACCGACCACGACCCGCTGCCGTTCTCCGGGCAGACGCTGATCGCGAACAACGGGCTCTACCGCACCGGCGGCGCCTTCTGGGGCGAGCAGCAGAAGTTCGGAGCGATCACGCTCTTCCCGGCGACCCGGGACATCGTCGGGGTCACCATCCGGGACACCGAGATCGTCGACTCGACGTACGACGGCATCCAGTTCAAGTCCGGCGGCGGCAACATGCCGGGGGTGGTGGTCAGCAACGTCCGGATCGACCGGTCGAACAACGGGGCCGGGATCCTGGCGATGAACGGGGCGCGGGGCAGCGCGACGCTGTCGAACGTGACCATCACCAACTCGGCCACCGGAAACGTCGTGGTCGAGCCGGGGTCGAGCTTCACCGTGACCGGCGCGGCACCGGCCCTCCGACAACCGCGCAAGCCGGCCGTGGACTGA
- a CDS encoding PHB depolymerase family esterase has product MRRRPVLARLVRAALVPVLAAVGVLAVAGPAKAATFGQVTGFGSNPGNLTMYAYRPDNLPGNGAAVVLLHGCAQNANGYFSNSGWRKYADQWGFALIVPEQKSANNSTSCFNWFEPGDTARGQGEALSVKQMVDHARASFGIAANRVYVSGLSAGGAMAAAMLASYPDTFAAGSIVAGIPYRCATSMVNAFSCMNPGVDRSPAQWGDLVRQAYPGYSGARPKVAIWHGTADYTVGTVNATESRDQWTNVLGVSQTPTGTSSLPGGTTLETYGADQVRLYQVAGMGHGTPVDPGSGADQCGTAAAYFLDTICSAYRDAVFFGLGAGTDPGDPGDPGDPGDPGEPGEDPVCVTASNYAHVQAGRAYQSGGYAYALGSGTRMGLYNVFASTTLRQTGPNHWVIGC; this is encoded by the coding sequence ATGCGCCGCAGACCCGTCCTGGCCCGCCTCGTGCGGGCCGCCCTCGTGCCCGTACTCGCCGCGGTGGGAGTGCTCGCCGTCGCCGGGCCCGCCAAGGCCGCCACCTTCGGTCAGGTGACCGGCTTCGGCTCCAACCCCGGCAACCTCACCATGTACGCCTACCGCCCGGACAACCTGCCCGGCAACGGGGCTGCCGTGGTCCTGCTGCACGGCTGCGCCCAGAACGCCAACGGCTACTTCAGCAACTCCGGCTGGCGCAAGTACGCCGACCAGTGGGGGTTCGCGCTGATCGTGCCGGAGCAGAAGTCGGCGAACAACTCCACCTCCTGCTTCAACTGGTTCGAGCCGGGTGACACCGCCCGGGGCCAGGGCGAGGCGCTCTCCGTCAAGCAGATGGTCGACCACGCCCGTGCGAGCTTCGGCATCGCCGCCAACCGGGTCTACGTCAGCGGCCTCTCCGCCGGTGGTGCGATGGCGGCGGCGATGCTCGCCAGCTATCCGGACACCTTCGCGGCCGGCTCGATCGTCGCCGGCATCCCCTACCGCTGCGCCACCAGCATGGTCAACGCGTTCAGCTGCATGAACCCGGGCGTCGACCGCAGTCCGGCGCAGTGGGGCGACCTGGTCCGGCAGGCGTACCCGGGCTACTCCGGCGCGCGGCCGAAGGTGGCGATCTGGCACGGCACCGCCGACTACACCGTCGGCACCGTCAACGCCACCGAGTCACGTGACCAGTGGACGAACGTGCTCGGCGTGTCGCAGACCCCGACCGGCACCTCCAGCCTGCCCGGCGGCACCACGCTGGAGACCTACGGCGCCGACCAGGTACGCCTCTACCAGGTCGCCGGGATGGGCCACGGTACCCCGGTCGACCCGGGCTCCGGCGCCGACCAGTGCGGCACCGCTGCCGCGTACTTCCTGGACACCATCTGCTCGGCGTACCGGGACGCGGTCTTCTTCGGCCTCGGCGCCGGCACCGACCCTGGCGATCCCGGCGACCCGGGGGACCCCGGCGATCCGGGTGAACCGGGCGAGGACCCGGTCTGCGTCACCGCCAGCAACTACGCACACGTGCAGGCCGGCCGCGCCTACCAGTCCGGCGGGTACGCCTACGCGCTCGGCTCCGGCACCCGGATGGGTCTCTACAACGTCTTCGCCAGCACGACACTGCGGCAGACCGGCCCGAACCACTGGGTGATCGGCTGCTGA
- a CDS encoding maleylpyruvate isomerase family mycothiol-dependent enzyme, translated as MNEDHVWAEVRAERREQVELLAALHPEQWDGATLCAGWRVREVVAHTTLPYRISLGRTVLELLRARGSIDRMADRSARRDAAELPAERLLGSLRDNVEHRWTPPGGGAHGALSHDVIHGLDITVGLGLDRRVPPERVGLVLSGMKPRNVAYFGADLTGVALHATDLDWSLGSGAALRGLAQDLLLVLCGRRLPPGRLDGAAAARFSVQSAPR; from the coding sequence ATGAACGAGGACCATGTGTGGGCCGAGGTGCGGGCGGAACGGCGGGAGCAGGTGGAGTTGCTCGCCGCGCTCCACCCCGAGCAGTGGGACGGGGCCACGCTCTGCGCCGGCTGGCGGGTACGCGAGGTCGTCGCGCACACCACGTTGCCGTACCGGATCTCGCTCGGGCGTACCGTGCTGGAACTGCTCAGGGCCCGGGGAAGCATCGACCGGATGGCGGACCGGTCCGCTCGACGCGACGCCGCCGAACTACCCGCCGAACGCCTGCTCGGCTCGCTGCGGGACAACGTGGAACACCGCTGGACCCCGCCGGGCGGCGGCGCGCACGGCGCGTTGTCGCACGACGTGATCCACGGACTCGACATCACGGTGGGACTCGGGCTGGACCGCCGGGTGCCGCCGGAGCGGGTTGGTCTGGTGCTGTCCGGGATGAAGCCGCGCAACGTCGCCTACTTCGGCGCGGACCTCACCGGAGTCGCGTTGCACGCCACCGATCTCGACTGGAGCCTCGGCTCCGGCGCCGCACTGCGGGGTCTCGCCCAGGACCTGCTGCTCGTACTCTGCGGGCGCCGGCTGCCACCCGGCCGGCTCGACGGCGCGGCGGCGGCCCGATTCTCCGTCCAGTCCGCGCCGCGCTGA
- a CDS encoding cation diffusion facilitator family transporter — translation MDHDHSHGQNHSHSQDRSHDHQHSQHHEPGRRLRHRLGHLVTPHSHDTADKVDTAMETSRAGLRALWISLAVLGATAAAQAVVVALSGSVALLGDTLHNVADALTAVPLGIAFLLGRRAATRTYTYGYGRAEDLAGIAIVATIAASAAFAGHEAVRRLLAPQDVRHLPYVAAAALLGFVGNELVARYRIGVGRRIGSAALVADGLHARADGFTSLAVLLGAGGAALGWRWADPLVGLLITAAILLVLKDAARQVYRRLMDAVDPDLVDRAEATLRAVPGVRQVTGIRMRWIGHRLHAEATLVVDAELSLLQAHEVAADAEHQLCHAVPRLTGATVHTDPASHAGDHHHAELSHRRRSTHRAGTEPPGAGTAPDRP, via the coding sequence ATGGACCACGACCACAGCCACGGCCAAAACCACAGCCACAGCCAGGACCGTAGCCACGACCACCAGCACAGCCAGCACCACGAACCCGGTCGACGCCTACGGCACCGACTCGGCCACCTGGTCACCCCGCACTCGCACGACACCGCCGACAAGGTCGACACCGCGATGGAGACCTCCCGGGCCGGCCTGCGGGCACTGTGGATCTCGCTCGCCGTCCTCGGGGCCACCGCCGCGGCGCAGGCGGTCGTCGTTGCTCTGTCCGGCTCCGTGGCGCTGCTCGGCGACACCCTGCACAACGTCGCCGACGCGCTGACCGCGGTGCCGCTGGGCATCGCCTTCCTGCTCGGCCGACGCGCCGCGACCCGGACGTACACCTACGGCTACGGCCGGGCCGAGGACCTGGCCGGGATCGCCATCGTCGCGACAATCGCCGCCTCCGCCGCCTTCGCCGGCCACGAGGCGGTTCGGCGGCTGCTGGCCCCGCAGGACGTCCGGCACCTGCCGTACGTCGCCGCCGCCGCGCTGCTCGGCTTCGTCGGCAACGAACTCGTCGCCCGGTACCGGATCGGCGTCGGGCGGCGGATCGGGTCGGCCGCCCTGGTCGCGGACGGGCTGCACGCCCGCGCCGACGGGTTCACCTCGCTGGCGGTGCTGCTCGGCGCCGGCGGTGCCGCCCTGGGCTGGCGGTGGGCGGACCCCCTGGTCGGGCTGCTGATCACCGCCGCGATCCTGTTGGTGCTCAAGGATGCCGCCCGGCAGGTCTACCGCCGGCTGATGGACGCCGTCGACCCGGACCTGGTCGACCGGGCCGAAGCGACCCTGCGAGCGGTGCCGGGCGTGCGGCAGGTGACCGGGATACGGATGCGCTGGATCGGCCACCGGCTGCACGCCGAGGCGACCCTGGTGGTCGACGCCGAGCTGAGCCTGCTCCAGGCCCACGAGGTCGCCGCCGACGCCGAACACCAGCTCTGTCACGCCGTACCGCGGCTCACCGGAGCCACCGTGCACACCGATCCGGCCAGCCACGCCGGCGACCACCACCACGCCGAGCTGTCCCACCGGCGCCGGAGCACGCACCGGGCCGGAACGGAACCGCCCGGTGCCGGCACCGCCCCGGACCGGCCGTGA